One genomic region from Evansella sp. LMS18 encodes:
- a CDS encoding carbon starvation protein A, with amino-acid sequence MNFLTVLIISGVVLLVAYFTYGRWLERQLKIDPGRETPAHTYADGKEFVAAKKPVLLGHHFATIAGGGPITGPIAAVVFGWLPAVLWIIIGSIFIGGVHDYTSLQASIRHKAQSIGTVIKEYMGGRGQVLFLTFTIATLILIVGVFMILVANTFVAFPQAATASLLFIGIALVFGVIVNQLRMNLVAASILGFGAMLLAVWGGLTFPLSLSATFWTFFLLGYAYIASVLPVWVLLQPRDYLNSFLLYAMIAGAAVGIIIASPGIQMPAFTGFYNESLGFLFPILFITIACGAISGFHSLVSSGTTAKQLDNEKSGKFIAYGGMLLEAFMAIITVGAVAYLTQAEFAARLDALGGPIGTFAAGIGHFMSFWGLPEATAVTFTALVASAFLLTTLDSATRLLRYAVQEISEKRAPEMFQNSHVATVAGLVFAAALALTGTWQQIWPLFGSANQMLGALALLAVSVWLTKIGAKRFYVVIPMIFMFIVTVSALGFLMYNNTMAGNYFLAIAAFLLFVLCIFLAIEAWRSIFGSESKDRTVKM; translated from the coding sequence ATGAATTTTCTTACAGTATTAATCATCAGCGGGGTTGTTTTGCTGGTTGCCTATTTTACATACGGGCGCTGGCTGGAAAGGCAGTTGAAGATTGATCCGGGCCGGGAAACTCCTGCGCACACATATGCGGATGGGAAGGAGTTCGTGGCGGCAAAAAAACCGGTTCTGCTCGGGCACCATTTTGCGACCATCGCAGGAGGCGGACCGATTACAGGGCCAATCGCTGCAGTAGTGTTTGGCTGGCTGCCAGCCGTTTTATGGATTATCATTGGAAGTATTTTTATCGGAGGCGTTCACGACTATACATCTTTACAAGCGTCCATTCGCCATAAGGCACAATCGATTGGAACTGTGATTAAAGAATATATGGGCGGCCGTGGCCAAGTCTTGTTCTTAACTTTTACCATTGCCACGCTCATTCTCATTGTCGGTGTGTTTATGATTCTCGTTGCGAACACATTCGTGGCATTCCCGCAGGCAGCAACTGCCTCACTATTATTTATTGGTATTGCTCTTGTGTTCGGTGTCATTGTCAATCAGCTCCGTATGAACTTAGTGGCAGCAAGTATACTAGGGTTTGGAGCGATGCTGCTCGCGGTTTGGGGAGGGCTTACATTCCCGCTCTCTTTAAGTGCAACGTTCTGGACGTTCTTTTTACTGGGATACGCTTATATTGCGTCCGTTCTTCCGGTCTGGGTGCTGCTGCAGCCGCGGGATTATTTAAATTCCTTCTTACTTTATGCAATGATTGCCGGAGCGGCAGTTGGTATCATTATCGCTTCTCCTGGAATTCAAATGCCTGCTTTTACAGGTTTTTATAATGAATCACTCGGATTCTTATTTCCTATACTTTTTATTACTATCGCGTGTGGCGCCATTTCCGGGTTTCACTCCCTGGTGTCGTCCGGTACAACTGCAAAACAGTTAGACAATGAAAAAAGCGGTAAATTCATTGCCTACGGCGGTATGTTGCTAGAAGCGTTCATGGCCATTATTACGGTAGGTGCTGTTGCGTATTTAACACAAGCAGAATTCGCAGCGCGCCTTGACGCCCTTGGTGGACCGATTGGAACGTTCGCAGCTGGTATTGGTCATTTCATGAGCTTCTGGGGCCTCCCGGAAGCAACAGCAGTTACATTTACAGCGCTGGTTGCTTCGGCATTCCTGTTAACAACTCTGGACTCAGCAACTCGTCTCCTGAGGTACGCAGTACAGGAAATCAGCGAAAAGCGGGCACCGGAAATGTTCCAGAACAGCCATGTGGCGACTGTTGCCGGTCTTGTGTTTGCGGCGGCTCTGGCCCTTACAGGCACATGGCAGCAAATCTGGCCGCTATTCGGTTCAGCTAACCAAATGCTCGGGGCTTTAGCACTCCTGGCAGTGTCCGTCTGGCTGACAAAAATCGGAGCCAAGCGCTTCTATGTGGTCATACCGATGATATTTATGTTTATCGTAACGGTTTCAGCACTCGGCTTCCTGATGTACAACAACACGATGGCAGGGAACTACTTCCTTGCGATAGCAGCATTCCTTCTCTTCGTTCTATGTATTTTCTTAGCGATCGAAGCGTGGAGATCCATCTTCGGTTCAGAGTCCAAGGACCGAACAGTAAAAATGTAG